One Edaphobacter lichenicola DNA window includes the following coding sequences:
- a CDS encoding GNAT family N-acetyltransferase, which translates to MIEEIELQEYRPGYLDAMYALDQECFSPEFRFDRESMRAFAEEPDAIVRIALTTNGEIVGCVIVHLEPMASTQRAYVVTLDVAEQYRRRGLAQRLLSQAEERAADAGAQWMELHVFTGNQGAIRFYESSGYERVGVRRRFYGRAGLDAFVYRKDL; encoded by the coding sequence ATGATCGAAGAGATTGAACTACAGGAGTATCGTCCAGGTTATCTCGATGCGATGTATGCGCTGGATCAAGAGTGTTTCTCGCCGGAGTTTCGGTTTGATCGAGAGTCGATGCGGGCTTTCGCCGAGGAACCGGATGCCATCGTTCGCATCGCACTCACGACGAATGGGGAGATCGTTGGTTGTGTGATCGTTCACCTGGAGCCTATGGCATCGACACAACGAGCTTACGTTGTGACGTTGGATGTTGCAGAACAGTACAGAAGGCGCGGCTTGGCTCAGAGGCTTTTGTCACAGGCTGAAGAACGCGCAGCCGATGCCGGGGCGCAGTGGATGGAGCTACATGTGTTCACAGGCAACCAAGGTGCGATCCGGTTCTATGAGAGTTCGGGATACGAGCGAGTGGGTGTAAGGCGCAGGTTCTATGGCAGAGCCGGGCTGGACGCTTTTGTCTATCGCAAGGATCTGTAA
- the murA gene encoding UDP-N-acetylglucosamine 1-carboxyvinyltransferase, whose amino-acid sequence MDKFVVRGGNPLLGTIKVSGAKNSALPCMAAAILTEDEVILENIPQVNDIETERKLLTSMGAEVELGYGRAQHRTHIKCAILSDPVAKYEIVKTMRASSLVLGPLIARTGIARVAMPGGCAIGGRPIDLHINGLEAMGATITQDHGYLEARADRLKGAHIVFDKITVTGTEDLLMAATLAEGESVFENCAREPEVTDLAALLIAMGAKIEGAGTGTIRIQGVSKLHGARHRINPDRIEAGTFLIAGAITGGDLNVDCCEPKHLGALITKLEQCGVKIDVGIDHVRVRSGGELKAADITTEEYPGFPTDMQAQYMALATQAEGTSTVIENIFENRFMHVQELIRMGANITISGRTATVRGKTPLQSAAVMCSDLRASASLVLAALVADGETILDRVYHLDRGYEHFEEKLRGVGAQIRRMGDVFGRK is encoded by the coding sequence ATGGACAAGTTCGTAGTACGCGGCGGCAATCCCCTTCTCGGCACCATCAAAGTCTCCGGAGCAAAGAACTCCGCTCTCCCCTGCATGGCCGCCGCCATTCTGACCGAAGACGAGGTAATCCTCGAAAACATCCCTCAGGTCAACGACATCGAGACCGAGCGCAAGCTCTTGACCAGCATGGGTGCTGAGGTTGAACTAGGCTATGGCCGCGCCCAGCATCGCACCCACATCAAGTGCGCCATCCTGTCCGACCCCGTCGCAAAGTACGAGATCGTGAAGACCATGCGCGCCAGCTCTCTGGTGTTGGGGCCACTCATCGCGCGAACCGGCATAGCACGCGTTGCCATGCCCGGAGGCTGCGCCATCGGCGGCCGCCCCATCGACCTCCACATCAATGGCCTCGAAGCTATGGGCGCTACCATCACCCAGGATCACGGCTACCTCGAAGCCCGCGCCGACCGACTGAAGGGCGCGCACATCGTCTTTGACAAGATCACGGTCACCGGCACCGAAGACCTTCTGATGGCCGCGACTCTCGCCGAAGGAGAGTCCGTCTTCGAGAACTGCGCACGCGAGCCCGAAGTCACCGATCTCGCCGCCCTGCTCATTGCCATGGGAGCGAAGATCGAAGGCGCAGGCACCGGCACCATCCGCATTCAGGGCGTCTCCAAACTCCACGGCGCACGCCATCGCATCAATCCAGACCGCATCGAGGCCGGCACCTTCCTGATCGCGGGAGCCATCACCGGCGGCGACCTCAACGTCGACTGCTGCGAACCCAAACACCTCGGCGCGCTCATCACCAAGCTGGAACAGTGCGGCGTCAAGATCGACGTCGGCATCGACCACGTCCGCGTGCGCTCCGGTGGAGAACTCAAAGCTGCCGACATCACCACCGAAGAGTACCCCGGCTTCCCTACCGACATGCAGGCTCAGTACATGGCGCTCGCCACCCAGGCCGAAGGCACCAGCACCGTGATCGAAAACATCTTCGAAAACCGCTTCATGCATGTACAGGAGCTTATTCGCATGGGCGCGAACATCACCATCTCCGGCCGCACCGCAACTGTGCGTGGCAAGACACCGCTGCAATCAGCTGCGGTCATGTGCTCGGACCTCCGCGCCTCCGCATCCCTTGTACTTGCGGCGTTGGTCGCCGATGGCGAAACCATTCTCGACCGCGTCTATCATCTCGACCGCGGCTACGAGCACTTCGAAGAGAAGCTACGCGGCGTCGGCGCACAGATCCGCCGCATGGGAGACGTCTTCGGGAGAAAGTAA
- a CDS encoding class D sortase, with product MRVLGYAERLLWTCGLLCVGYCLVLGVQAKETQRLAERIGEPLPARIVPDVAPAAGDVIGRIEIPALALSAPITADYDKDSLHRGVGHIPGTAVPGGLGTVGLAGHRDSFFRPLRRVAAKMEVRLIDKSGTYHYVVDSTEIVSPDKVGVLNIASRPELTLITCFPFDYVGAAPERFIVHAHLLSASPDGVSAIH from the coding sequence ATGCGAGTGCTCGGATACGCTGAGCGTCTTCTGTGGACGTGCGGTCTCCTTTGCGTTGGATACTGCCTGGTGCTGGGTGTTCAAGCAAAGGAGACCCAGAGGCTCGCGGAACGAATCGGAGAGCCTCTTCCAGCCAGAATCGTCCCGGACGTCGCGCCTGCGGCAGGGGATGTGATTGGCAGGATTGAGATTCCCGCACTCGCGTTGTCAGCACCGATCACAGCCGATTATGATAAAGACAGTTTGCATCGGGGAGTGGGCCATATTCCCGGGACCGCGGTGCCGGGTGGCCTTGGTACGGTGGGGCTGGCAGGTCATCGCGATTCGTTCTTCCGGCCGTTGCGCAGGGTCGCCGCGAAGATGGAGGTGCGGCTGATCGATAAGAGCGGCACCTATCACTACGTTGTGGACTCGACTGAAATTGTGAGTCCCGACAAGGTAGGAGTGTTGAACATCGCTTCCAGGCCAGAGCTTACGCTCATTACCTGTTTTCCGTTCGACTATGTGGGCGCAGCGCCGGAGCGTTTTATTGTTCATGCCCATCTTTTGTCGGCTTCCCCAGACGGGGTTTCTGCCATCCATTAG
- the murQ gene encoding N-acetylmuramic acid 6-phosphate etherase codes for MATLTMLEQAPTPKPVNRGAADYNDLTTETANAASEGLDTKSALEIARIINHEDAKIAAAVKKALPEIAIVIDTVARSLRDGGRLIYVGAGSSGRIASLDASECPPTYSTAPSQVQYIMAGGPKALASASDVNEDSPEIGQRDIARRRPTRKDIVIGVSASGRTPYVVGAVEYARARGAKTAAITCNLNTPLSDVADTTVITEVGPEVISGSTRMKSASAQKMVLNMITTGAMTRLGYVYDNLMVNVHMKNAKLVERGIRVLMKVCDIDRDTAIRTIKSAGKSIPIAVVMLKANVDKMEAVRRLTKSDGNVRLAIDDSRLEL; via the coding sequence ATGGCAACCCTTACCATGCTTGAGCAGGCCCCGACACCAAAACCCGTCAACCGTGGCGCAGCAGACTACAACGATCTCACCACGGAGACCGCTAACGCCGCCTCAGAGGGACTCGACACCAAGTCCGCTCTCGAGATCGCCCGCATCATCAATCACGAAGACGCCAAGATCGCAGCCGCAGTCAAAAAGGCGCTGCCTGAGATCGCCATCGTCATCGATACTGTCGCTCGCTCCCTGCGCGATGGTGGCCGCCTGATCTACGTCGGAGCCGGCTCCAGCGGCCGCATCGCCTCTCTCGACGCCTCGGAATGCCCACCAACGTACTCCACCGCTCCTTCGCAAGTCCAGTACATAATGGCTGGCGGCCCCAAAGCTCTCGCCTCTGCCTCCGACGTGAATGAGGATTCACCGGAGATCGGCCAGCGCGACATCGCCCGACGCCGTCCTACCCGGAAAGACATTGTCATCGGAGTCTCCGCGAGCGGTCGCACGCCTTACGTCGTCGGCGCCGTGGAGTATGCGCGGGCCCGCGGAGCAAAGACCGCCGCGATTACCTGCAACCTCAATACCCCGCTCTCCGATGTCGCAGATACCACGGTCATCACTGAAGTTGGCCCTGAGGTTATCTCGGGTTCAACCCGCATGAAGTCTGCGTCAGCGCAGAAGATGGTGCTGAACATGATCACCACTGGGGCTATGACGCGGCTCGGCTACGTCTACGACAACCTCATGGTCAATGTGCACATGAAGAATGCGAAGCTGGTAGAACGCGGCATTCGCGTGCTGATGAAGGTGTGCGATATCGATCGCGATACTGCGATTCGCACCATCAAGTCCGCAGGCAAGTCGATTCCGATCGCCGTCGTTATGCTGAAGGCTAACGTCGACAAGATGGAGGCTGTCCGGCGCCTCACCAAGTCGGATGGCAACGTTCGCCTTGCGATTGACGACTCTCGCCTCGAACTCTGA
- the lepB gene encoding signal peptidase I, protein MEPTGQRKGVMHSWLRDLVISVAVSAFIIIFLYQPVRVEGTSMLPMLEDQDRLFINKMAYRVGEIQRGDVVVFLYPHDHEKSYIKRVIALPGDTLRIDHGQVIVNGRRISESYVPRRFADDRSQPEMTVPGNEYFVMGDHRSISSDSRDFGPVDRDLIYGKAAFVYWPMDQAGVVR, encoded by the coding sequence ATGGAGCCGACAGGACAGCGGAAGGGAGTCATGCACTCCTGGTTGCGCGACCTGGTGATCTCCGTAGCGGTATCGGCGTTCATCATCATCTTTCTCTATCAGCCGGTTCGAGTGGAAGGGACCAGCATGCTGCCTATGCTGGAGGATCAGGACAGGCTGTTCATCAACAAGATGGCGTACCGGGTTGGGGAGATTCAACGCGGCGACGTGGTGGTATTTCTCTATCCGCATGATCACGAAAAGAGCTATATCAAGCGGGTGATCGCGCTGCCGGGAGATACCCTGCGGATCGATCATGGGCAGGTGATCGTTAACGGAAGGCGCATCTCGGAGAGCTACGTGCCGAGGCGGTTTGCCGATGACAGATCGCAACCGGAGATGACTGTGCCGGGAAATGAATACTTTGTGATGGGGGATCATCGATCGATCTCAAGCGACAGCCGCGACTTCGGACCGGTCGACCGGGATCTGATCTATGGCAAGGCGGCTTTTGTCTACTGGCCGATGGATCAGGCCGGGGTCGTCCGCTAG
- the tpiA gene encoding triose-phosphate isomerase, whose amino-acid sequence MRKPLIAANWKMYKTPKESLAFLSEFLPLVKDHTASEIAIFPTMSSLGYVIEATKGTNVTAGAQTMHWLNEGPYTGQTSPTMLESIDCTRVLLGHSERRIYAHETDDMVNLKLKAALDHDLIPVVCVGETLDKRQSGLTEAVLRWQIACALNGIKGASCGNVVIAYEPVWAIGTGSVATPEQANEAHAIIRREVAAHLGVSCASGMRILYGGSVKPDNVASLMSQPEIDGALVGGASLQAKSFVEIIRNATAA is encoded by the coding sequence ATGCGCAAGCCACTGATCGCCGCCAACTGGAAGATGTACAAGACGCCAAAAGAGTCCTTAGCCTTCCTCAGCGAGTTTCTTCCCCTGGTGAAGGACCACACCGCCAGCGAGATCGCGATCTTCCCCACCATGTCTTCGCTTGGCTACGTCATCGAGGCGACCAAGGGGACGAACGTCACCGCCGGCGCCCAGACGATGCACTGGCTGAACGAAGGACCGTACACCGGTCAGACATCTCCAACCATGCTCGAAAGCATCGACTGCACACGCGTGTTGCTGGGCCACTCGGAGCGCCGCATCTACGCCCACGAGACCGATGACATGGTCAATCTGAAGCTCAAGGCCGCCCTCGATCACGACCTGATCCCCGTTGTCTGCGTCGGCGAGACGCTCGACAAGCGCCAGTCCGGCCTGACCGAAGCCGTTCTCCGCTGGCAGATCGCCTGCGCGCTCAACGGCATCAAGGGAGCCTCTTGCGGGAACGTCGTGATCGCCTACGAGCCCGTCTGGGCTATCGGGACCGGCAGCGTTGCGACCCCGGAGCAGGCCAATGAAGCTCATGCCATCATTCGCCGCGAGGTTGCGGCCCACCTGGGCGTTTCCTGCGCCAGCGGCATGCGCATTCTGTACGGCGGTTCGGTCAAGCCAGACAACGTCGCCAGCCTGATGTCCCAGCCCGAGATCGACGGTGCGCTGGTGGGCGGGGCGAGCCTGCAGGCCAAATCGTTCGTCGAGATCATCCGCAACGCCACTGCGGCCTGA
- a CDS encoding DUF4919 domain-containing protein translates to MMRRRHHKLSRFTFYLLGCVFVSAAFGLDSAKVAQAKYDALKARVQGGDINIDWRDIRLDAVVADVDGEFDWHQANTAGVAAFNAGDYEGALHKGLEIIQHNLANGDGHFLAMVSLKHLGKQEETAREKLIVDQILQSILRSGDGKTADTAWFTVSTSEEYFVIRLLGLRPKSQSLVKSGAHSFDLMTVAGEDGKEATLWFNTDTDIELTRRAGES, encoded by the coding sequence ATGATGAGACGTCGCCACCACAAATTGTCTCGTTTTACTTTCTATTTGCTTGGTTGTGTCTTCGTCTCTGCCGCATTTGGCCTCGACAGCGCCAAGGTTGCTCAAGCGAAATATGACGCACTGAAGGCTCGAGTGCAGGGTGGCGACATCAACATCGATTGGCGAGACATACGGTTGGATGCAGTCGTTGCGGATGTCGACGGCGAATTCGATTGGCATCAAGCGAACACAGCAGGCGTGGCCGCATTCAATGCGGGGGATTATGAGGGCGCGCTCCACAAAGGACTGGAGATCATTCAGCACAACCTCGCAAATGGGGATGGACACTTTCTTGCTATGGTTTCGCTGAAGCATCTTGGAAAACAAGAGGAGACTGCGAGGGAAAAACTCATCGTCGATCAAATCCTGCAATCCATACTGCGTTCCGGGGATGGCAAGACTGCCGACACGGCTTGGTTTACGGTAAGTACCTCCGAAGAATACTTTGTCATCCGCCTTCTAGGACTGAGACCGAAGTCTCAGTCGTTGGTCAAGAGCGGAGCGCACTCATTTGACTTGATGACGGTAGCAGGAGAAGACGGCAAGGAAGCCACTCTTTGGTTTAACACAGATACAGATATCGAATTGACCCGCAGAGCTGGGGAAAGTTAA
- a CDS encoding phosphoglycerate kinase has translation MAKLSIRDLDLTDKRVLIRVDFNVPLKDGIITDDTRIRETLPTIEYALRHKAKVILCSHLGRPKGKPVASMSLRPLVDHLRTRLDHILGDDENVAFSPDCIGIVASEMALNLESGQPLLLENLRFHAEEEANDPVFAQKLASLCDIYVNDAFGSAHRAHASTEGVTHFVKQSAAGLLMEKELTYLGKALTEPDKPFVAIIGGAKVSDKIQVIDNLLEKADAIIIGGGMAYTFLNAQGQSTGMSLVEPDKIDVAKAALEKAKAKGVRFLLPIDHVLADKFAPNAKTQVFSGAGPFPQDLMALDIGSKSIALFEEEIAEARTIIWNGPMGVFEMPAFARGTNEIAAAVARNHDATTIVGGGDSVAAIQQSGFANRITHISTGGGASLEFLEGKTLPGVAALTENQRFK, from the coding sequence ATGGCCAAGCTATCGATCCGCGACCTCGACCTCACCGACAAGCGCGTCCTCATCCGCGTCGACTTTAACGTGCCGCTCAAAGACGGCATCATCACCGACGACACTCGTATTCGCGAGACCCTTCCAACCATCGAGTACGCTCTGCGCCACAAGGCCAAGGTCATCCTCTGTTCGCATCTTGGCCGCCCCAAGGGCAAGCCGGTCGCCTCCATGAGCCTGCGCCCGCTTGTCGATCATCTCCGCACCCGGCTCGACCACATTCTGGGCGATGACGAAAACGTAGCCTTCTCGCCTGACTGTATCGGCATCGTCGCCAGCGAGATGGCTCTCAATCTCGAATCCGGCCAGCCATTACTGCTTGAGAACCTCCGCTTCCATGCGGAGGAAGAGGCCAACGATCCCGTCTTCGCGCAAAAGCTCGCCTCGCTCTGCGACATCTACGTCAATGACGCATTTGGCAGCGCCCACCGCGCCCACGCCTCCACGGAAGGCGTCACTCACTTCGTGAAACAATCGGCGGCCGGTCTGCTGATGGAAAAGGAGCTGACCTACCTAGGAAAAGCCCTTACGGAACCGGACAAACCGTTCGTCGCAATCATCGGCGGAGCGAAGGTGTCGGACAAGATCCAGGTGATCGACAACCTGCTGGAAAAAGCCGACGCCATTATCATCGGCGGCGGAATGGCCTACACCTTCCTCAACGCGCAGGGACAGAGCACTGGCATGTCTCTCGTCGAACCCGACAAGATCGACGTTGCCAAAGCCGCGCTTGAAAAGGCGAAGGCTAAGGGCGTTCGCTTCCTTTTGCCGATCGACCACGTTCTCGCCGATAAGTTCGCACCGAACGCTAAAACTCAGGTGTTTTCTGGCGCTGGTCCCTTCCCGCAAGATCTGATGGCGCTCGACATCGGCTCGAAATCCATTGCACTCTTCGAAGAGGAGATCGCCGAGGCGCGCACCATCATCTGGAACGGCCCGATGGGAGTCTTCGAGATGCCCGCCTTCGCTCGCGGCACCAACGAGATCGCCGCAGCCGTTGCGCGCAATCATGACGCCACTACCATCGTCGGTGGCGGAGACTCTGTCGCTGCCATCCAACAGTCCGGCTTCGCCAACCGCATCACTCACATCTCTACCGGTGGTGGGGCCAGCCTCGAATTCCTCGAAGGCAAGACGTTACCAGGCGTCGCCGCGCTGACGGAGAACCAGAGATTTAAGTAA
- a CDS encoding RidA family protein: MTRKNIPGTSPFEPIIGFSRAVRIDNHVHVSGTGPVDSDDSGVSEQTRRCLYLINIALKDAGSSMEHVYRTRMYLTHAEDWEIVGRAHGQFFGHIRPAATMVVVAALLNPKWRIEIEADALIPE; the protein is encoded by the coding sequence ATGACACGAAAAAATATTCCCGGCACCTCACCCTTCGAGCCGATCATCGGCTTCTCACGGGCTGTCCGCATCGACAACCACGTTCACGTCTCCGGAACGGGTCCTGTAGACTCAGACGACTCGGGCGTATCGGAGCAGACCCGCCGATGTCTGTACCTCATCAACATAGCTCTCAAAGACGCAGGCAGTTCTATGGAGCACGTCTACCGCACCCGCATGTACCTCACCCACGCGGAAGACTGGGAGATTGTCGGGCGCGCTCACGGCCAGTTCTTCGGACATATTCGTCCCGCCGCCACTATGGTGGTCGTCGCCGCCCTGCTCAACCCGAAGTGGCGCATCGAGATCGAAGCCGACGCCTTGATCCCCGAATAG
- a CDS encoding pyridoxamine 5'-phosphate oxidase family protein, with protein MGRRFQELVFTPLVKQHQQERGSRRQYERMAEQSPSGSALGPDEQAFIALRDSFYMASVGETGWPYVQHRGGPKGFVRVIEPGLLGFADLRGNKQYISLGNFDHDARVALFFMDYPNQTRLKVLGRVEVHEHDSQAPALIESFRPEDKSSVVERVILIHVEAFDWNCPQHITPRYTAEEIQEVIAPLTERLAKLDAENARLREELRARSKIERA; from the coding sequence ATGGGTCGTCGCTTTCAGGAACTGGTATTCACCCCACTCGTCAAACAACACCAGCAGGAGCGTGGCAGCCGGCGCCAGTATGAGCGCATGGCGGAACAATCGCCGTCTGGAAGCGCTCTTGGCCCTGACGAGCAGGCCTTCATTGCGCTGCGGGACAGCTTCTACATGGCTTCGGTCGGCGAGACAGGCTGGCCTTACGTACAGCACCGCGGCGGCCCGAAAGGCTTCGTCCGTGTCATCGAGCCCGGCCTTCTCGGCTTCGCGGACCTGCGCGGGAATAAGCAGTACATCAGCCTGGGAAACTTCGATCACGACGCGCGGGTCGCTCTTTTCTTCATGGACTATCCCAACCAGACGCGCCTCAAAGTTCTTGGCCGCGTCGAGGTTCATGAACATGATTCGCAAGCCCCGGCGTTGATCGAATCCTTCCGGCCTGAGGACAAGTCGTCGGTCGTCGAAAGGGTCATCCTCATCCACGTCGAAGCCTTCGACTGGAACTGCCCGCAACACATCACTCCTCGCTATACTGCGGAGGAGATTCAGGAGGTGATTGCGCCTCTCACTGAGAGGCTCGCGAAGCTCGATGCAGAGAACGCCAGGCTGCGCGAGGAGCTTCGTGCCCGATCGAAGATCGAACGAGCCTGA
- the gap gene encoding type I glyceraldehyde-3-phosphate dehydrogenase codes for MAAVKVGINGFGRIGRNVFRSALGNPDIEFVAVNDLTTPATLAHLLKYDSILGNLKNEITHGSDFIAVDGKKIKVFAERDPAKLDWASVGAQIVVESTGFFTDAEKAKAHLGSTVKKVIISAPATNEDITLVLGVNDGKYEAAKHNIISNASCTTNCLAPVVKVLHDTFGIASGIMTTIHSYTNDQVILDTPHKDLRRARAAALSMIPSSTGAAKALRLVVPAMDGKLDGFSMRVPTPNVSVVDLTFVSEKPITDKSINEALKKAADGELKGILGFTDEELVSSDFKGNPLSSIVDSKLTKVVGQNTGKVISWYDNEWGYSNRVKDLILFLVKKGL; via the coding sequence ATGGCAGCTGTAAAGGTAGGCATCAACGGCTTCGGCCGCATTGGACGCAACGTCTTCCGCTCCGCTTTGGGCAACCCCGACATTGAATTCGTAGCCGTAAACGACCTCACCACTCCCGCCACGCTGGCCCACCTCCTCAAGTACGACTCCATCCTCGGCAACCTGAAGAACGAGATCACCCATGGCTCCGATTTCATCGCGGTCGATGGAAAGAAGATCAAGGTCTTCGCTGAGCGCGATCCGGCCAAGCTGGACTGGGCCTCGGTTGGCGCACAGATTGTGGTTGAGTCCACCGGCTTCTTTACCGACGCCGAAAAGGCCAAGGCGCACCTTGGCAGCACCGTGAAGAAGGTCATCATCTCTGCCCCGGCGACCAACGAGGACATCACCCTCGTGCTCGGCGTGAACGACGGCAAGTACGAGGCGGCGAAGCACAACATCATCTCGAACGCGAGCTGCACGACCAACTGTCTCGCGCCCGTGGTCAAGGTGTTGCACGATACCTTCGGCATCGCGTCGGGAATCATGACCACCATCCACAGCTACACCAACGATCAGGTGATTCTCGATACGCCGCACAAGGATCTGCGTCGCGCCCGGGCCGCTGCTCTCTCGATGATTCCGTCGAGCACCGGAGCCGCCAAAGCCCTGAGGCTCGTCGTTCCTGCAATGGACGGAAAGCTCGACGGCTTCTCGATGCGCGTCCCGACTCCGAACGTCTCTGTGGTCGACCTCACGTTCGTCTCCGAGAAACCCATCACCGACAAGTCGATCAACGAAGCCCTCAAGAAGGCTGCCGATGGCGAACTGAAGGGGATTCTGGGATTCACGGATGAAGAGCTCGTCTCCTCCGACTTCAAGGGCAACCCGCTCAGCAGCATCGTCGACAGCAAGTTGACCAAGGTCGTCGGCCAGAACACTGGAAAGGTGATCAGCTGGTACGACAACGAGTGGGGCTACTCCAACCGCGTGAAGGATCTCATCCTCTTCCTCGTCAAAAAGGGTTTGTAA
- a CDS encoding ATP-binding protein: MRRRPRRGPNDSESTGKSGQELPSNQPAPLRPTYPEAAPARAAEPAPVKTEQLIEPTIVAATEPVAEHSAPTEPHEPKMVMETQPESLGTPPAELTATKSPKGYVVLAIGLPGSGKTTWYKRRGVTPLSSDLLRTLLFDDITEQRYQGLVFSTLRSLLRARLIAKMPWNYVDATNLSPHERRQWIKMAKSFGYEVQAVFFDVPLAVCMERNSKRDRQVTDEVMQKMAERLKPPTFKEGFEKITVVRVKGQPGAAGEPAAADIVPETAE; encoded by the coding sequence ATGAGACGACGTCCTAGACGTGGACCGAACGATTCCGAGTCCACGGGGAAAAGTGGGCAGGAGTTGCCCTCGAACCAGCCAGCTCCCCTGAGACCAACCTACCCGGAGGCCGCGCCGGCACGCGCCGCAGAGCCCGCGCCGGTCAAGACCGAACAGCTTATTGAACCAACCATCGTCGCCGCGACTGAGCCAGTGGCGGAGCATTCCGCGCCCACTGAGCCCCATGAGCCGAAGATGGTGATGGAGACTCAGCCCGAGTCGCTCGGAACTCCACCCGCAGAGCTGACGGCGACCAAGTCGCCAAAGGGCTACGTCGTGCTTGCGATCGGTCTTCCCGGTTCAGGTAAAACGACCTGGTACAAACGTCGTGGCGTAACCCCGCTGTCGAGCGACCTCCTGCGTACCCTCCTCTTCGACGACATCACGGAACAGCGCTATCAGGGCCTCGTCTTTTCGACGCTGCGAAGCCTGCTGCGCGCCCGTCTGATCGCCAAGATGCCATGGAACTACGTGGACGCGACGAACCTCTCGCCTCACGAGCGCAGGCAGTGGATCAAGATGGCCAAGAGCTTCGGCTACGAGGTGCAGGCGGTGTTCTTCGACGTTCCGTTGGCAGTCTGCATGGAGCGCAACTCGAAGCGCGATCGCCAGGTGACCGACGAGGTGATGCAGAAGATGGCCGAGCGCCTGAAGCCGCCCACCTTCAAGGAAGGCTTCGAGAAGATCACGGTGGTGCGCGTAAAGGGCCAACCCGGCGCGGCAGGAGAGCCGGCAGCTGCAGATATTGTCCCTGAGACCGCGGAATAA
- a CDS encoding ATP-binding cassette domain-containing protein — protein sequence MPTVGVEFAKVSYTLAGGRVLLRDISLQLEAGTTTALLGRSGSGKTTLLRMVNNLVTPSTGEVLVAGQQTRDADTIALRRSIGYVIQETGLFPHMTVERNAGMTLELAGRSKDEIATRVRDVMSLVGLEYEEFRRRYPWQLSGGQRQRVGLARALATDPTVLLMDEPLGALDPLTRAEMQTMLRDLLKKVGKTVLLVTHDLDEALYLARRVVFLSEGAVVADLAAEEVLQSENPHVKDYVQAVHRTVQA from the coding sequence ATGCCCACGGTTGGCGTTGAGTTCGCGAAGGTGAGCTATACGCTGGCAGGTGGGCGTGTTTTATTGCGTGACATCTCTCTGCAGCTTGAGGCAGGAACCACAACAGCTCTGCTGGGACGGAGCGGGTCCGGCAAGACCACACTGCTGCGCATGGTGAACAATCTGGTGACGCCCAGCACAGGTGAGGTGCTCGTCGCAGGCCAACAAACACGAGATGCCGACACCATAGCGCTCAGACGCAGCATTGGCTACGTCATTCAGGAGACCGGCTTGTTTCCCCACATGACCGTGGAGCGAAACGCCGGAATGACGCTTGAGCTTGCGGGACGCTCAAAGGACGAGATAGCGACTCGCGTTCGCGACGTGATGTCGCTGGTCGGACTCGAGTACGAAGAGTTTCGCAGACGGTACCCCTGGCAACTCTCAGGCGGCCAGCGCCAGCGCGTCGGGCTCGCACGCGCACTCGCAACCGACCCAACCGTGCTGTTGATGGATGAGCCCCTTGGCGCCCTCGATCCTCTGACCCGCGCCGAGATGCAGACCATGTTGCGCGACCTGCTGAAGAAGGTAGGGAAGACTGTCCTACTCGTGACTCATGACCTGGACGAGGCCCTCTACCTGGCCCGGCGCGTCGTGTTTCTCTCCGAAGGGGCGGTGGTGGCAGATCTCGCGGCGGAAGAAGTTTTGCAATCCGAAAACCCTCATGTAAAAGATTATGTTCAAGCCGTACATCGAACGGTGCAAGCATGA